A stretch of Microbacterium caowuchunii DNA encodes these proteins:
- a CDS encoding FUSC family protein — protein MATDSVADAARGSWIRALLRMKPAPIPWDRAVLAAVGIATPVGLALLLAPHDSALVGAGSLASLGAMVVSLMDTVAAGIDRVHRMALAAVLASLGFALGTAVYGHPLLTLIAVIAAALFSGLAGTLGAATSRAALYFLMYAVTAANADFGLASPWLAPLIFFVGAVWRLLLTVVFAGVGGRTFSPERRALAAVYTALADQLRSAGTAASAAAGTALTQALNDAEDTLTAARTPIVARDPRFQSLVGLLDDSADTVDAVIAVSESGRSPDPAAAAYLRAVARWLREPTPSAPAPPPASPVPDAPEAELLAAALARLDTAVARVAAIPSRGRRRARPDPSLPERATLRQRLRRSRRALVAGGEAWMAVLRLVLCMAIAQGVCLLLDLDRPYLVVLTVAQVMKPDFGSVFARAVQRGTGTVAGVLLGSLAIALVPLGGWQVLLILLLAAALPIAMPRNFALYAAISTPLAVILVEVHAGSHSALVESRMVDTLVGCAIVLLVGYLPWPSTWRAPRRVASDVADLARSVARYAAIALGGGATDPGAVAQARRDTYRRISDLRVVIDRSRSDPPAISRSAVAWSPVVTALERIVDAITSTAATLAVAGDTVDRREVVQLTTALTELGQAIDGDHAPTATPLPGRGPGEAVARQILLARTAVATAEDRSRPRAAHRKGRPGPAGG, from the coding sequence ATGGCGACGGACTCCGTGGCGGATGCGGCGCGCGGTTCCTGGATCCGTGCGCTGCTGAGGATGAAGCCGGCGCCGATCCCCTGGGACCGCGCGGTCCTGGCCGCCGTCGGCATCGCCACGCCGGTGGGCCTCGCCCTGCTGCTGGCCCCGCACGACTCCGCGCTGGTGGGTGCGGGCTCGCTCGCTTCCCTCGGCGCGATGGTCGTCTCCCTCATGGACACGGTCGCAGCCGGGATCGATCGGGTGCACCGGATGGCGCTCGCCGCCGTCCTGGCCTCGCTCGGCTTCGCGCTCGGTACCGCGGTGTACGGACACCCGCTGCTCACCCTCATCGCCGTGATCGCCGCCGCCCTGTTCTCCGGTCTGGCCGGCACGCTCGGTGCCGCCACCTCGCGGGCGGCGCTCTACTTCCTGATGTACGCGGTGACGGCAGCGAACGCCGACTTCGGGTTGGCCTCGCCCTGGCTCGCACCGCTCATCTTCTTCGTCGGTGCCGTCTGGCGCCTGCTGCTCACGGTGGTGTTCGCGGGGGTCGGTGGGCGTACCTTCTCACCCGAGCGCCGCGCCCTGGCGGCGGTCTACACGGCTCTTGCGGACCAGCTCCGATCCGCGGGGACCGCGGCATCCGCCGCCGCCGGAACAGCACTGACCCAGGCGCTGAACGATGCCGAGGACACGCTCACCGCGGCTCGGACGCCCATCGTCGCCCGGGATCCGCGCTTCCAATCGCTCGTCGGCCTGCTGGACGACTCGGCGGACACGGTCGACGCGGTCATCGCCGTGTCCGAGTCGGGACGATCGCCCGATCCTGCGGCGGCCGCGTATCTCCGCGCCGTCGCCCGGTGGTTGCGCGAGCCCACCCCGTCCGCCCCGGCCCCGCCGCCCGCGTCCCCGGTTCCGGACGCGCCCGAGGCGGAACTCCTCGCCGCGGCCCTCGCCCGCCTCGACACGGCCGTGGCGCGGGTCGCCGCCATCCCCTCCCGCGGCCGCCGGCGCGCACGCCCCGACCCCTCCCTCCCGGAACGAGCCACGCTGCGGCAGCGGCTGCGTCGATCCCGGCGCGCTCTGGTGGCGGGGGGAGAGGCGTGGATGGCGGTACTCCGGCTCGTCCTGTGCATGGCGATCGCGCAGGGGGTGTGCCTGCTGCTGGATCTCGATCGCCCGTACCTGGTCGTGCTCACGGTCGCCCAGGTGATGAAGCCGGACTTCGGTTCCGTCTTCGCCCGCGCGGTGCAGCGCGGGACCGGGACCGTGGCCGGGGTGCTGCTCGGCTCGCTCGCGATCGCCCTCGTCCCCCTGGGCGGGTGGCAGGTGCTGCTCATCCTGCTGCTGGCCGCGGCGCTGCCCATCGCGATGCCCCGCAACTTCGCCCTGTACGCGGCGATCAGCACCCCCCTCGCCGTCATCCTCGTCGAGGTGCACGCGGGATCCCATTCCGCGCTCGTGGAGAGCCGAATGGTCGACACCCTGGTGGGATGCGCCATCGTGCTGCTCGTGGGCTATCTGCCCTGGCCGTCCACGTGGCGGGCACCGCGGCGGGTCGCCTCGGACGTGGCCGACCTCGCCCGGTCGGTGGCGCGCTACGCCGCCATCGCGCTCGGTGGCGGAGCGACCGATCCGGGGGCCGTCGCGCAGGCGCGCCGGGACACGTACCGGCGCATCTCGGATCTGCGCGTGGTGATCGACCGTTCCCGTTCCGATCCACCGGCGATCAGCCGGTCGGCGGTCGCCTGGTCCCCCGTGGTCACCGCTCTCGAGCGGATCGTCGACGCGATCACCTCCACGGCCGCCACCCTGGCCGTCGCCGGGGACACCGTGGACCGGCGGGAGGTCGTCCAGCTGACCACGGCGCTGACGGAACTCGGTCAGGCGATCGACGGCGATCACGCCCCCACGGCGACACCGCTGCCGGGCCGGGGGCCCGGAGAGGCGGTGGCGCGCCAGATCCTGCTCGCGCGGACGGCCGTCGCCACGGCCGAGGACCGGTCCCGTCCGCGCGCGGCGCACAGAAAGGGCCGCCCGGGCCCTGCTGGGGGCTAG
- a CDS encoding acetyl/propionyl/methylcrotonyl-CoA carboxylase subunit alpha, translated as MSFTTLLIANRGEIALRIIRAARSRGLRTVAVYSDADRGAPHVRAADAAVRLGPAPATESYLNIPAILAAARATGAEAVHPGYGFLSERAGFAQAVQDAGLVWVGPGPEVIEAMGRKDAARELAVRAGVPVIPSVPAVADGAGTDESAFPVLIKAASGGGGKGMRIVHRAADLPDALQAAEREALSSFGDGTLLVERYLPHGRHVEVQILADAHGGIVHLFERDCSTQRRHQKVIEEAPAPTISAEVRERLTTASIALAREVGYVNAGTMEFLVAGDEIFFLEMNTRIQVEHPVTELITGRDLVALQLAIAAGERLPFTQDDIRMSGHAMEARVYAEDPFHGYLPQAGRVTALRWAEGARVDTALEVGQDVGTAYDPMLAKVIVHGPTREHARRALADALAGSAVIGVTTNLGFLRALAESPRFRDADIDTSFLDATPDAVAAPESGTAAVFAAWALAASRPRSPHPFGIADGWRMGRPAEAWTSALVIDGEPTQVSVAAADGLVTIGGQRHTVRQVREGGGLLDLELDGIVRRSVVQSSADAVRVAYLGHTHVFALPARRDRAEAAAVSDGAVLSPMPGVVLRTLAAVGDLVEAGTALGIIEAMKMELTLTAPLAGRLEEVAVVAGQQVKLGDRLFRVGSEDD; from the coding sequence ATGTCCTTCACCACACTCCTCATCGCCAACCGGGGCGAGATCGCGCTGCGGATCATCCGTGCGGCGCGATCCCGGGGGCTCCGCACCGTCGCCGTCTACTCCGATGCGGACCGCGGCGCGCCGCACGTCCGGGCGGCCGACGCGGCGGTCCGGCTCGGGCCGGCCCCGGCGACCGAGTCCTACCTGAACATCCCGGCGATCCTCGCGGCGGCGCGCGCGACCGGTGCCGAAGCCGTCCATCCCGGCTACGGGTTCCTCTCCGAGCGAGCCGGGTTCGCCCAGGCGGTGCAGGACGCGGGTCTCGTCTGGGTGGGACCCGGGCCGGAGGTGATCGAGGCGATGGGGCGCAAGGACGCAGCCCGGGAGCTCGCGGTCCGCGCGGGCGTCCCCGTCATCCCCTCCGTCCCGGCGGTCGCCGACGGCGCCGGGACGGATGAATCCGCCTTCCCGGTGCTCATCAAGGCGGCCTCCGGCGGCGGCGGCAAGGGGATGCGTATCGTGCACCGCGCCGCCGACTTGCCGGATGCCCTCCAGGCCGCCGAACGCGAGGCGCTGTCCTCGTTCGGGGACGGGACGCTGCTCGTGGAGAGGTATCTCCCGCACGGGCGGCACGTCGAGGTGCAGATCCTCGCCGACGCCCACGGCGGGATCGTGCACCTGTTCGAGCGGGACTGCTCCACCCAGCGGCGGCACCAGAAGGTCATCGAGGAGGCGCCCGCACCGACGATCTCCGCGGAGGTGCGGGAGCGGCTCACGACCGCATCCATCGCCCTCGCCCGCGAAGTCGGATACGTGAACGCCGGGACGATGGAATTCCTCGTCGCCGGCGACGAGATCTTCTTCCTCGAGATGAACACCCGCATCCAGGTGGAGCATCCGGTGACCGAGCTGATCACCGGACGGGACCTCGTGGCACTGCAGCTGGCGATCGCGGCGGGGGAGCGCCTCCCGTTCACCCAGGACGACATCCGGATGTCCGGGCATGCCATGGAGGCGCGGGTCTACGCGGAGGACCCGTTCCACGGCTACCTCCCGCAGGCCGGGCGGGTCACCGCATTGCGCTGGGCGGAGGGCGCGCGGGTGGACACCGCGCTCGAGGTGGGCCAGGACGTCGGCACGGCGTACGACCCGATGCTGGCCAAGGTGATCGTGCACGGTCCGACGCGGGAGCACGCACGTCGCGCGCTGGCGGACGCCCTGGCCGGATCCGCCGTGATCGGCGTGACCACGAATCTCGGGTTCCTGCGCGCACTCGCCGAATCCCCGCGGTTCCGGGATGCCGACATCGACACCTCGTTCCTGGATGCCACGCCCGATGCCGTCGCCGCACCGGAGTCCGGGACGGCCGCCGTGTTCGCCGCGTGGGCGCTCGCCGCATCCCGTCCGCGTTCGCCGCATCCCTTCGGGATCGCGGACGGATGGCGGATGGGCCGGCCGGCCGAGGCGTGGACGAGCGCCCTCGTGATCGACGGCGAGCCGACCCAGGTCTCCGTGGCGGCGGCGGACGGGCTCGTCACGATCGGCGGGCAGCGACACACGGTCCGGCAGGTGCGGGAGGGCGGTGGTCTGCTCGACCTCGAGCTCGACGGGATCGTGCGCCGATCCGTGGTGCAGAGTTCTGCGGACGCCGTGCGGGTGGCATACCTGGGACACACGCACGTCTTCGCCCTTCCTGCGCGCCGCGACCGTGCGGAGGCCGCCGCGGTCAGCGACGGCGCCGTCCTCTCGCCGATGCCCGGGGTCGTGCTGCGCACGCTCGCCGCGGTCGGCGACCTCGTCGAGGCGGGGACGGCCCTGGGGATCATCGAGGCGATGAAGATGGAACTGACCCTGACCGCGCCCCTGGCCGGCAGGCTGGAGGAGGTGGCGGTGGTCGCGGGACAGCAGGTGAAGCTGGGCGACCGGCTCTTCCGGGTGGGATCCGAGGATGACTGA
- a CDS encoding SDR family NAD(P)-dependent oxidoreductase produces the protein MMLEGKVAIVTGSGRGLGLAYAQELARQGAAVVVNDVDEQVAADAVAAIEAAGGRAVAVVAPVGPTETAELLVQTAVDTYGRLDILVTNAGVLRDTVLWKMSDDDFDLVVNVHLRGTFTCVRAAARYMRENQVAGRIICIGSPTGQRGNFGQTNYAAAKAGIAGMVRTWALELKRAGITANTVIPVAATAMTATVPYFAAAVEADAKGEAMPPFFRHDLGFGTSADVAGLIAYLASDAAAGISGQAIGVGGDRLQVWSHPEPVVTEYREGGWTAEALAEQGPAILAENLQSVGERFPPLPEELQRPQA, from the coding sequence ATGATGCTCGAAGGCAAAGTCGCCATCGTCACCGGATCCGGCCGTGGCCTGGGTCTGGCCTACGCCCAGGAACTGGCGCGGCAGGGTGCAGCCGTCGTCGTCAACGACGTGGACGAGCAGGTCGCGGCCGACGCCGTCGCGGCGATCGAAGCGGCCGGCGGTCGCGCGGTGGCCGTCGTCGCCCCGGTGGGGCCCACCGAGACGGCCGAACTCCTCGTGCAGACGGCTGTCGACACCTACGGCCGCCTCGACATCCTCGTCACCAACGCGGGAGTCCTCCGTGACACCGTGCTGTGGAAGATGAGTGACGACGACTTCGACCTCGTCGTGAACGTGCACCTGAGGGGGACGTTCACCTGCGTGCGCGCTGCGGCGCGGTATATGCGCGAGAACCAGGTGGCCGGGCGGATCATCTGCATCGGCTCGCCGACCGGCCAGCGCGGCAACTTCGGTCAGACCAACTACGCCGCGGCCAAGGCCGGCATCGCCGGCATGGTGCGCACCTGGGCGCTCGAGCTGAAGAGGGCCGGCATCACCGCCAACACCGTCATCCCGGTGGCCGCGACCGCGATGACCGCGACGGTCCCGTACTTCGCCGCGGCGGTGGAAGCGGATGCGAAGGGCGAGGCGATGCCCCCGTTCTTCCGCCACGATCTCGGCTTCGGCACCTCCGCCGACGTGGCGGGCCTCATCGCCTACCTGGCTTCGGATGCCGCGGCAGGCATCAGCGGACAGGCGATCGGCGTGGGCGGCGACCGCCTGCAGGTGTGGTCGCACCCGGAACCCGTCGTCACCGAGTACCGCGAGGGCGGCTGGACCGCGGAGGCCCTCGCCGAACAGGGCCCGGCCATCCTCGCCGAGAACCTGCAGAGCGTCGGCGAGCGGTTCCCGCCGCTGCCGGAGGAACTGCAGCGTCCGCAGGCCTGA
- a CDS encoding carboxyl transferase domain-containing protein, producing MTETMRDLVRELEERMAVVRRGGSDAAREKHLSRGKLLPRDRVDRLLDPGSPFLEIAPLAAYGMYGGEVPSAGVIAGVGLVQGRPCMIVANDATVKAGTYYPLTVKKHLRAQEIALRNGLPSLYLVDSGGGFLPMQDEVFPDRDHFGRIFYNQAQMSARGIPQVSAVMGSCTAGGAYIPAMSDETVIVRDQGTIFLGGPPLVKAATGEVVTAEELGGGDVHARTSGVADHLAEDDDDAIDIVRRIVGTFERGHEPGIRAADPDEPEADPDELYDIVPTNPRTPYDVREVILRIVDGSQFQEFKELYATTLVCGFARIWGFPVGIVANNGILFSESALKGAHFVELCNQRGIPLVFLQNISGFMVGKEYENAGIAKDGAKLVTAVAGSVVPTFTVVIGGSYGAGNYGMCGRAYDPRFLWMWPNARISIMGGDQAAAVLSTVRRDAIEASGGTWTPEEEAAFRAPIREQYEEQGSPYYATARLWDDGIIDPLDTRRVLGMGLSIAAAVPVPAPAYGVFRM from the coding sequence ATGACCGAGACGATGCGGGACCTGGTCCGTGAGCTCGAGGAGCGCATGGCGGTGGTGCGCAGGGGCGGCTCGGATGCCGCGCGGGAGAAGCACCTGAGCCGCGGGAAGCTGCTGCCGCGCGACCGCGTCGACCGCCTCCTCGACCCCGGCAGTCCGTTCCTGGAGATCGCACCCCTGGCGGCGTACGGGATGTACGGCGGCGAGGTCCCGAGTGCCGGGGTCATCGCCGGAGTGGGGCTCGTGCAGGGCCGCCCGTGCATGATCGTCGCCAACGACGCCACCGTGAAGGCGGGCACCTACTACCCGCTGACCGTCAAGAAGCATCTCCGGGCGCAGGAGATCGCCCTGCGGAACGGATTGCCTTCGCTCTACCTGGTCGATTCCGGCGGCGGATTCCTGCCCATGCAGGACGAGGTGTTCCCGGATCGGGATCACTTCGGGCGCATCTTCTACAACCAGGCGCAGATGAGCGCGCGCGGCATCCCGCAGGTATCGGCGGTCATGGGATCCTGCACCGCCGGCGGCGCCTACATCCCCGCCATGTCGGACGAGACGGTCATCGTGCGCGACCAGGGCACGATCTTCCTGGGCGGACCGCCCCTCGTGAAAGCGGCGACCGGGGAGGTCGTCACGGCGGAGGAGCTCGGCGGCGGTGACGTGCACGCCCGCACATCCGGGGTGGCCGACCATCTCGCCGAGGACGACGACGACGCCATCGACATCGTCCGTCGCATCGTCGGGACGTTCGAGCGCGGGCACGAGCCGGGGATCCGGGCGGCGGACCCGGACGAGCCGGAGGCGGACCCGGACGAGCTCTACGACATCGTGCCGACGAACCCGCGAACCCCCTACGACGTGCGTGAGGTGATCCTGCGGATCGTGGACGGCTCGCAGTTCCAGGAGTTCAAGGAGCTCTACGCGACCACCCTGGTGTGCGGCTTCGCCAGGATCTGGGGGTTCCCGGTCGGGATCGTGGCCAACAACGGCATCCTGTTCTCGGAGTCCGCGCTGAAGGGCGCCCATTTCGTCGAACTGTGCAACCAGCGCGGCATCCCGCTGGTCTTCCTGCAGAACATCAGCGGGTTCATGGTGGGCAAGGAGTACGAGAACGCGGGCATCGCGAAGGACGGCGCGAAGCTCGTGACCGCCGTCGCCGGCTCCGTCGTCCCCACGTTCACGGTCGTGATCGGCGGCTCCTACGGAGCCGGGAACTACGGCATGTGCGGACGGGCTTACGATCCGCGGTTCCTCTGGATGTGGCCGAACGCCCGCATCTCGATCATGGGCGGGGATCAGGCCGCCGCGGTGCTGTCGACCGTGCGCCGCGACGCCATCGAGGCGTCCGGCGGGACCTGGACCCCGGAGGAGGAGGCGGCGTTCCGCGCCCCCATCCGCGAGCAGTACGAGGAGCAGGGCTCCCCCTACTATGCGACGGCGCGGCTCTGGGACGACGGCATCATCGATCCGCTCGACACCCGGCGGGTGCTGGGGATGGGCCTGTCCATCGCCGCAGCCGTCCCCGTTCCGGCGCCCGCCTACGGCGTCTTCCGGATGTGA
- a CDS encoding hydroxymethylglutaryl-CoA lyase → MTERTLPQVVIDPGMPSAVRIFEVGPRDGLQNESTVVDVQDKVAFIRRLRRAGLSAIEVTSFVHPRWVPQLADAEEVIAALAADDHDRVTMPVLVPNERGLDRARTAGVRHIGVFASATETFAQRNLNRSLDGQFDMIIPTVRAALSEGMDVRGYVSMCFGDPWEGAVPLSQVVDAGMRLLDAGISELSLGDTIGVGTPGHVTALLAAFAEAGADLRRIALHFHDTYGQALSNVQAGMRAGVTTFDASAGGLGGCPYALSATGNLATEDLVWMLDGLGIRHGVDLGALVETSVWMASRLGRPAPSRVVAALGGG, encoded by the coding sequence ATGACTGAGCGCACGCTGCCGCAGGTGGTGATCGATCCCGGGATGCCGTCCGCCGTGCGCATCTTCGAGGTGGGGCCGCGGGACGGCCTGCAGAACGAGTCGACGGTCGTGGACGTGCAGGACAAGGTCGCGTTCATCCGCCGACTGCGCCGGGCGGGACTGTCCGCGATCGAGGTCACCAGCTTCGTACATCCGCGCTGGGTCCCGCAGCTCGCCGATGCGGAAGAGGTCATCGCGGCGCTCGCGGCCGATGACCACGACAGGGTGACGATGCCTGTGCTCGTCCCGAACGAGCGCGGGCTGGACCGGGCACGCACCGCCGGCGTGCGGCACATCGGCGTGTTCGCGAGCGCGACCGAGACGTTCGCGCAGCGGAACCTCAACCGGTCCCTGGATGGCCAGTTCGACATGATCATCCCCACGGTCCGCGCCGCGCTCTCGGAGGGGATGGATGTCCGAGGGTACGTCTCGATGTGCTTCGGGGACCCCTGGGAGGGCGCGGTGCCCCTCTCCCAGGTGGTCGACGCGGGGATGCGCCTGCTCGATGCCGGCATTTCGGAGCTCTCGCTCGGCGACACCATCGGGGTGGGCACGCCGGGGCACGTGACCGCCCTCCTGGCCGCGTTCGCGGAGGCGGGCGCCGACCTCCGGAGGATCGCGCTGCACTTCCACGACACCTACGGACAGGCGCTGTCGAACGTGCAGGCGGGGATGCGTGCCGGCGTCACGACGTTCGACGCCTCGGCCGGGGGGCTGGGCGGGTGCCCGTACGCCCTGTCTGCGACGGGGAACCTCGCGACCGAGGACCTCGTCTGGATGCTGGACGGACTCGGCATCCGGCACGGCGTCGACCTCGGGGCGCTGGTCGAGACGAGCGTCTGGATGGCGTCCCGACTCGGCCGCCCGGCGCCCTCGCGGGTCGTCGCCGCGCTCGGCGGAGGGTGA
- a CDS encoding enoyl-CoA hydratase-related protein: MEDASVRDVADEPGPVRMRVDARGRATITLRSPATRNALSEELLAGLAMRLRAAESRDDVRVVVLDAEGPAFCAGADLRSTGGRMEGIVAGIVTAQALIAGGGKPVVARVHGAVRAGGIGLVAACDIVVAADDAHFALTEARLGLAPAVISLTILPRMAARAASELMLTGRRFGAGEARACGLVGHLAPADDVDAAVDGIVADLLLAEPQGLRETKRLLNRDLVARISTEGPEMVRLSAALFGTDVVRAATASFR, from the coding sequence ATGGAAGATGCTTCCGTCCGCGACGTCGCGGACGAGCCGGGACCCGTGCGGATGCGGGTGGACGCTCGCGGCCGCGCCACGATCACCCTCCGTTCCCCGGCGACCCGGAACGCCCTGTCCGAGGAACTCCTGGCCGGGCTCGCGATGCGCCTGCGCGCTGCCGAGTCCCGTGACGATGTGCGCGTCGTGGTCCTGGACGCGGAGGGCCCGGCCTTCTGTGCGGGTGCGGATCTGCGCTCCACCGGGGGCCGGATGGAGGGGATCGTCGCGGGCATCGTGACGGCGCAGGCGCTGATCGCCGGCGGGGGGAAGCCCGTCGTCGCGCGGGTGCACGGCGCCGTCCGCGCCGGCGGGATCGGCCTCGTGGCCGCGTGCGACATCGTGGTCGCCGCGGACGACGCGCACTTCGCGCTCACCGAGGCGCGCCTGGGTCTCGCCCCGGCGGTCATCAGCCTGACGATCCTGCCCAGGATGGCGGCGCGCGCCGCTTCGGAGCTGATGCTCACCGGGCGCAGATTCGGGGCCGGGGAAGCCCGCGCCTGCGGGCTCGTCGGCCATCTCGCCCCGGCGGACGACGTCGATGCCGCCGTGGACGGGATCGTGGCCGACCTGCTGCTCGCCGAGCCGCAGGGGCTGCGGGAGACCAAAAGACTGCTCAACCGCGACCTGGTGGCCCGCATTTCGACGGAGGGCCCCGAGATGGTGCGGCTGTCCGCCGCCCTGTTCGGCACCGACGTCGTGAGGGCCGCGACGGCGTCGTTCCGGTGA
- a CDS encoding tyrosine-protein phosphatase — protein MPAELDGLHNFRDTGGLPLTDGGSSKPGVLLRSDALSGLTPAGLTALAATDIGVIVDFRTPEERQSAPDRLPTSRPLQVVELSILEGAMADMAARFLGPDASADPEAIAQAMAAIPTLGDMYVGMLQHGASAFAQVARLISVSRDDAPTAVLVHCTAGKDRTGVATALMLDAAGVERSAVVADYAFSQENLAGPWADGMLHMIASFGIPVTPELRTLATGTPPDAIEQALAWTDAGFGGAAGYLLSGGLTEDELAAMRERLAG, from the coding sequence ATGCCGGCGGAGCTCGACGGACTCCACAACTTCCGCGACACCGGCGGCCTGCCCCTGACGGACGGCGGCTCATCCAAGCCGGGCGTGCTGTTGCGCTCGGACGCGCTGAGCGGGCTCACCCCCGCGGGGCTGACGGCGCTGGCGGCCACCGACATCGGCGTGATCGTGGACTTCCGTACGCCCGAGGAGCGGCAGTCCGCTCCCGATCGTCTGCCCACCTCCCGCCCCCTCCAGGTCGTGGAACTCTCGATCCTGGAGGGTGCGATGGCCGACATGGCCGCCCGCTTCCTCGGGCCGGACGCCTCAGCCGATCCGGAGGCGATCGCCCAGGCGATGGCGGCCATCCCGACGCTCGGCGACATGTACGTCGGGATGCTGCAGCACGGTGCGTCCGCGTTCGCGCAGGTGGCGCGGCTCATCTCCGTCTCCCGCGACGACGCCCCGACCGCGGTGCTCGTCCACTGCACGGCGGGCAAGGACCGCACGGGTGTCGCGACCGCGCTGATGCTCGACGCCGCGGGGGTGGAGCGCAGTGCCGTCGTGGCGGACTACGCGTTCTCGCAGGAGAACCTGGCGGGACCGTGGGCGGATGGGATGCTGCACATGATCGCGTCCTTCGGGATACCGGTGACGCCGGAACTGCGCACCCTCGCCACGGGGACCCCGCCCGACGCGATCGAGCAGGCTCTCGCCTGGACGGACGCCGGGTTCGGCGGCGCCGCCGGATACCTGCTCTCGGGCGGCCTCACCGAGGATGAGCTCGCCGCGATGCGCGAGCGCCTCGCGGGCTGA
- a CDS encoding HdeD family acid-resistance protein, whose translation MNAVSTPEKTAVNGIRIALGIGGILSAIVGVLILVWPGKTAMVVTAIIAVYAVVAGLVYAGLGIFSKSKGGWARVGHIALGVLFIIAGIIAFMNLSQTAVGLAVFLGLLVGFMWIIEGVVALSTLGEGPKGWAIFYAIISIIAGITLLFSPGWGAVVLWWLLGISLVVLGLVNVVRAFTYGKKAR comes from the coding sequence GTGAACGCCGTATCGACCCCCGAAAAGACCGCCGTCAACGGCATCCGCATCGCCCTCGGGATCGGCGGCATCCTGTCCGCGATCGTCGGCGTCCTGATCCTCGTCTGGCCGGGCAAGACCGCCATGGTCGTCACGGCGATCATCGCCGTCTACGCCGTCGTCGCCGGCCTCGTCTACGCCGGTCTCGGCATCTTCAGCAAGAGCAAGGGCGGCTGGGCCCGCGTCGGGCACATCGCCCTCGGGGTGCTGTTCATCATCGCCGGCATCATCGCCTTCATGAACCTCTCCCAGACCGCGGTCGGGCTCGCGGTGTTCCTCGGCCTCCTCGTCGGGTTCATGTGGATCATCGAGGGCGTCGTCGCGCTGTCGACGCTCGGCGAGGGCCCCAAGGGCTGGGCGATCTTCTACGCGATCATCTCGATCATCGCCGGCATCACCCTCCTGTTCTCCCCGGGCTGGGGCGCCGTCGTGCTCTGGTGGCTGCTGGGCATCTCGCTCGTCGTGCTGGGCCTGGTCAACGTCGTCCGCGCGTTCACCTACGGCAAGAAGGCCCGCTGA
- a CDS encoding YaeQ family protein, whose amino-acid sequence MAIGAMIHTFAVQLADVDRGVYEELMLRVARHPSETDAYMVTRVLAYLLEYEEGVSFSEGISQTDEPAVLVRDLTGALTAWIEVGAPDAARLHYGSKLAGRVAIYTHRDPVKVLAPLAGKRIHRAESIVLHSFDPGFIDTAVSALERRNTMTLSVTERQLYLELNGASSSSAVHDHPIA is encoded by the coding sequence ATGGCCATCGGCGCAATGATCCACACGTTCGCGGTGCAGCTCGCCGATGTCGACCGCGGTGTCTACGAGGAGCTCATGCTCCGCGTGGCGCGGCATCCCTCCGAGACCGACGCCTACATGGTCACCCGCGTGCTGGCCTACCTGCTGGAGTACGAGGAGGGCGTCTCGTTCAGCGAGGGGATCTCCCAGACCGACGAGCCGGCGGTCCTCGTGCGCGACCTGACCGGTGCGCTGACCGCCTGGATCGAGGTGGGGGCGCCGGATGCGGCGCGCCTGCACTACGGCAGCAAGCTCGCGGGCCGGGTGGCGATCTACACGCACCGGGATCCCGTGAAGGTCCTCGCGCCGCTGGCCGGCAAGCGGATCCATCGGGCCGAGTCGATCGTCCTGCACAGCTTCGACCCCGGATTCATCGACACGGCCGTCTCCGCCCTCGAGCGGCGCAACACGATGACGCTGTCGGTGACCGAGCGCCAGCTCTACCTGGAACTCAACGGCGCCAGCTCCAGTTCCGCGGTGCACGACCACCCCATCGCTTAG